In Gossypium raimondii isolate GPD5lz chromosome 12, ASM2569854v1, whole genome shotgun sequence, a single window of DNA contains:
- the LOC105764595 gene encoding proline-rich receptor-like protein kinase PERK9 isoform X1, with protein MATTSPPPQSSPPAPSPASATSPPPSTPPPANAIPPPSQSQSPPPDVSTAPPPLTLSPPSPAESSPPPLQASPPPPPISPTSPPSTSTSPPPSPPPSSPPPSPPPSAPRPSPPPPQTPSPPPPTPSTQPPVPSPPPPAPPPRLPPPVSSPPPSSQPPLSTLPPSRSPPPSQTPPTEPPNSPPPPSSISPAPTSPSKRTPPSSQPTPSPSNSTPSSSPPPSISRLSPPPPPQVLTPPTDNRTVNAPGPSAPESSDSGNDGIGVGGAVAIGVAVGIIVLSLIGLAVWCLRRQKKTKLTRVNGGYVMPSPLGSSPRSDSSPTKTHSSAPLIGSSSGSDFVHSPPMMPEPGGLGNSKTWFTYEELTIATNGFSDQNLLGEGGFGAVYKGCLPDGREVAVKQLKIGGGQGEREFKAEVAIISRIHHRHLVSLVGYCISENRRLLIYDYVPNNTLYFHLHREGMPVLDWATRLKIAAGAARGIAYLHEDCHPRIIHRDIKSSNILLDNNFEAQVSDFGLAKLALDANTHVTTRVMGTFGYMAPEYASSGKLTEKSDVFSFGVVLLELITGRKPVDASQPLGDESLVEWARPLLSHALDSEDFGYLADPKLGGNYVESEMFRMIEAATACVRHSAAKRPRMGQIVRAFESLATSDLSNGMKVGESEVFNSAQQSEEIRWFRRMAFGSQNYSTDYFSESSISRGS; from the exons ATGGCAACCACATCACCACCTCCACAATCTTCTCCTCCAGCTCCGTCGCCAGCTTCTGCTACCAGTCCACCACCAAGCACTCCTCCTCCGGCTAATGCTATTCCGCCACCCTCTCAATCTCAATCTCCACCTCCGGATGTTTCTACAGCTCCACCTCCACTCACCTTGTCACCACCCTCCCCTGCTGAATCTTCACCTCCACCCCTGCAGGCCTCCCCTCCTCCCCCACCTATTTCACCCACTTCCCCTCCTTCCACTTCCACTTCTCCACCGCCTTCGCCACCACCATCAAGCCCGCCACCTAGTCCTCCACCATCTGCACCCAGGCCATCACCTCCACCTCCACAAACTCCATCACCACCTCCACCAACACCATCTACTCAACCGCCTGTTCCTTCACCACCACCGCCAGCACCGCCGCCGCGATTGCCACCACCTGTTAGTTCACCGCCACCATCATCACAACCTCCCCTTTCAACGCTACCACCATCACGATCTCCACCACCATCACAAACTCCGCCAACAGAACCACCAAATTCCCCTCCTCCGCCATCATCAATATCTCCTGCCCCGACATCTCCCTCTAAGCGTACACCACCCAGTTCTCAACCAACACCTTCACCCTCTAATTCTACTCCAAGCTCATCTCCACCACCATCTATATCAAGATTAtcacctcctcctcctcctcaaGTTTTGACTCCACCAACTGATAATCGGACTGTAAATGCTCCTGGTCCAAGTGCACCAGAAAGTTCAGACTCAGGTAATGATGGCATTGGTGTAGGAGGTGCAGTTGCTATTGGAGTAGCTGTAGGGATCATTGTGCTTAGCCTTATTGGGCTGGCTGTCTGGTGCTTGAGGAGGCAGAAGAAAACGAAGCTTACTCGAGTTAATGGTGGTTATGTTATGCCATCCCCACTAGGCTCTTCCCCGAGATCAG ATTCATCCCCTACAAAGACGCATTCTTCTGCTCCTCTTATTGGAAGTAGTTCTGGAAGTGATTTTGTGCATTCACCACCGATGATGCCGGAACCTGGTGGCTTAGGCAATTCAAAGACATGGTTTACATATGAAGAATTAACCATCGCTACCAATGGTTTTTCAGACCAAAATCTTTTGGGTGAAGGTGGATTTGGGGCTGTTTATAAAGGTTGCTTACCAGATGGAAGAGAGGTGGCAGTGAAGCAGCTAAAAATTGGTGGGGGACAGGGTGAACGAGAATTTAAAGCAGAGGTTGCTATTATTAGTCGTATACACCATCGCCATTTGGTTTCACTTGTCGGTTACTGCATCTCTGAGAACCGGAGACTGCTCATATATGATTATGTCCCTAATAATACCCTTTATTTCCATCTTCATA GAGAAGGTATGCCAGTTTTGGATTGGGCAACACGTCTTAAAATTGCTGCTGGTGCAGCTCGTGGGATAGCTTATCTCCATGAAGACT GTCATCCTCGTATTATTCATAGGGATATCAAATCGTCAAACATTCTTTTAGATAACAACTTTGAAGCTCAG GTTTCGGACTTTGGACTTGCCAAGTTAGCTCTGGATGCAAATACACATGTAACAACACGTGTTATGGGAACTTTTGG ATACATGGCCCCTGAATATGCATCAAGTGGTAAATTGACTGAGAAATCTGATGTATTTTCTTTTGGAGTCGTGCTTTTGGAGCTAATTACTGGACGAAAGCCTGTAGATGCATCTCAACCTCTTGGTGATGAAAGTCTAGTTGAATGG GCCCGGCCTTTACTGAGTCATGCACTGGATAGTGAGGACTTTGGGTATTTAGCAGATCCAAAGCTTGGTGGAAACTATGTTGAAAGTGAAATGTTTAGGATGATCGAGGCTGCCACAGCTTGTGTGCGGCATTCTGCTGCAAAAAGACCACGGATGGGACAG ATTGTGAGAGCTTTTGAAAGTTTGGCCACCTCAGATCTGAGCAATGGAATGAAAGTAGGTGAAAGTGAGGTATTTAACTCAGCACAGCAATCTGAAGAAATCAGATGGTTTCGGAGGATGGCTTTTGGCAGTCAAAATTACAGTACAGATTATTTTAGCGAAAGTAGCATTAGCAGGGGTAGTTGA
- the LOC105764595 gene encoding proline-rich receptor-like protein kinase PERK9 isoform X2 — MATTSPPPQSSPPAPSPASATSPPPSTPPPANAIPPPSQSQSPPPDVSTAPPPLTLSPPSPAESSPPPLQASPPPPPISPTSPPSTSTSPPPSPPPSSPPPSPPPSAPRPSPPPPQTPSPPPPTPSTQPPVPSPPPPAPPPRLPPPVSSPPPSSQPPLSTLPPSRSPPPSQTPPTEPPNSPPPPSSISPAPTSPSKRTPPSSQPTPSPSNSTPSSSPPPSISRLSPPPPPQVLTPPTDNRTVNAPGPSAPESSDSGNDGIGVGGAVAIGVAVGIIVLSLIGLAVWCLRRQKKTKLTRVNGGYVMPSPLGSSPRSGEGMPVLDWATRLKIAAGAARGIAYLHEDCHPRIIHRDIKSSNILLDNNFEAQVSDFGLAKLALDANTHVTTRVMGTFGYMAPEYASSGKLTEKSDVFSFGVVLLELITGRKPVDASQPLGDESLVEWARPLLSHALDSEDFGYLADPKLGGNYVESEMFRMIEAATACVRHSAAKRPRMGQIVRAFESLATSDLSNGMKVGESEVFNSAQQSEEIRWFRRMAFGSQNYSTDYFSESSISRGS; from the exons ATGGCAACCACATCACCACCTCCACAATCTTCTCCTCCAGCTCCGTCGCCAGCTTCTGCTACCAGTCCACCACCAAGCACTCCTCCTCCGGCTAATGCTATTCCGCCACCCTCTCAATCTCAATCTCCACCTCCGGATGTTTCTACAGCTCCACCTCCACTCACCTTGTCACCACCCTCCCCTGCTGAATCTTCACCTCCACCCCTGCAGGCCTCCCCTCCTCCCCCACCTATTTCACCCACTTCCCCTCCTTCCACTTCCACTTCTCCACCGCCTTCGCCACCACCATCAAGCCCGCCACCTAGTCCTCCACCATCTGCACCCAGGCCATCACCTCCACCTCCACAAACTCCATCACCACCTCCACCAACACCATCTACTCAACCGCCTGTTCCTTCACCACCACCGCCAGCACCGCCGCCGCGATTGCCACCACCTGTTAGTTCACCGCCACCATCATCACAACCTCCCCTTTCAACGCTACCACCATCACGATCTCCACCACCATCACAAACTCCGCCAACAGAACCACCAAATTCCCCTCCTCCGCCATCATCAATATCTCCTGCCCCGACATCTCCCTCTAAGCGTACACCACCCAGTTCTCAACCAACACCTTCACCCTCTAATTCTACTCCAAGCTCATCTCCACCACCATCTATATCAAGATTAtcacctcctcctcctcctcaaGTTTTGACTCCACCAACTGATAATCGGACTGTAAATGCTCCTGGTCCAAGTGCACCAGAAAGTTCAGACTCAGGTAATGATGGCATTGGTGTAGGAGGTGCAGTTGCTATTGGAGTAGCTGTAGGGATCATTGTGCTTAGCCTTATTGGGCTGGCTGTCTGGTGCTTGAGGAGGCAGAAGAAAACGAAGCTTACTCGAGTTAATGGTGGTTATGTTATGCCATCCCCACTAGGCTCTTCCCCGAGATCAG GAGAAGGTATGCCAGTTTTGGATTGGGCAACACGTCTTAAAATTGCTGCTGGTGCAGCTCGTGGGATAGCTTATCTCCATGAAGACT GTCATCCTCGTATTATTCATAGGGATATCAAATCGTCAAACATTCTTTTAGATAACAACTTTGAAGCTCAG GTTTCGGACTTTGGACTTGCCAAGTTAGCTCTGGATGCAAATACACATGTAACAACACGTGTTATGGGAACTTTTGG ATACATGGCCCCTGAATATGCATCAAGTGGTAAATTGACTGAGAAATCTGATGTATTTTCTTTTGGAGTCGTGCTTTTGGAGCTAATTACTGGACGAAAGCCTGTAGATGCATCTCAACCTCTTGGTGATGAAAGTCTAGTTGAATGG GCCCGGCCTTTACTGAGTCATGCACTGGATAGTGAGGACTTTGGGTATTTAGCAGATCCAAAGCTTGGTGGAAACTATGTTGAAAGTGAAATGTTTAGGATGATCGAGGCTGCCACAGCTTGTGTGCGGCATTCTGCTGCAAAAAGACCACGGATGGGACAG ATTGTGAGAGCTTTTGAAAGTTTGGCCACCTCAGATCTGAGCAATGGAATGAAAGTAGGTGAAAGTGAGGTATTTAACTCAGCACAGCAATCTGAAGAAATCAGATGGTTTCGGAGGATGGCTTTTGGCAGTCAAAATTACAGTACAGATTATTTTAGCGAAAGTAGCATTAGCAGGGGTAGTTGA